The genome window atgagacAGGAAGAATTAGTGGAGGCCATAGACATCCCAGCGAACAGTGCAAGCAATATCTTAAGTGAAATTTTGAGTTTCTGAAAATTGTGCGAATTTCTTAACAATGGAGCAAAAACGCTTCCGAATGTGACTTTCTCAACAACATTTGGAGCGTATaagggaaaataaaaaagattttGTGCGTCCATTCATCACTATGGATGAGACTTGAATGCGTCATCATGATCCTGAATTGAAAGCTGAATTGAAAGCTGAGGACTGCTGCTCTTTTGAATCTTCGGCATCGAAACGGGCTCATGCGCAGAAAAAGGTGTAGGGTTAGTGCTTTGGGTTGGTAAGGGAACTTTTTTAGTGGATTACCTCCAAACTGGTTAAACAATAAACCAAGACTATTACTGCAACCTTTTGGACTAGCTGCATATCAAAACTGTGCAAAAGACTGGTTTGCAGAAGAGAAATGTGATGTTGCAACAACACAAAGCATGTGCAGCTCATAAAACCATAGCTAAAATCATGGAATTAACAATTGTTGCAACATCCACCCTATTCGCCAGATTCACCTTCCTCTTGCTTCTGCCTGTTCTCACACCTAAAGAAACTTATTATTTCATCAAATGAAGAGGTAATAGCTGCCGCAAACGAggtattttgcaattttccagAAAACCACAACAGGGATGGGGTCCCTGAATTAgagaaaaataaagtaatttttaCAATTATAAATCTgctttttcatttccattccGCGAACTTTCTAATATATTTAGTTAAACTAATAGATCATATCTAATTTAGTTTGACTGTTAATGTAGTCAGCAAGTGAGTTGTAAGTTTAATGTTatgatcaaatgaaaaatgttgGTTCTGGAAAAAATGTTAACATACTAAGCGAAAGTCATGGATAAAAGTCATTGGAAGATCAGATTGCAACATTGCATTAAtttatctagaaatagagtAAAGAAGCGGATGGAACCGATGAAGCATGTTGGCGATATACAGGGtatggcagcataacttccttttttcaaaactcaatcaaaactattgtatgcatcggaaaatatttatttattttttataatgtaggtacatgtctaaagtttttatttacattgttttgaagatcaaatctgttaggtgacgtcccccattctccatacattgcgtaaaccgatttctggcgtttgtcatgactcttgttagcatagcaggtgttatgttggcaatttcttcttggatgttggtcttcaaatcttgtagggctcttggacggttcatataaacacgggatttcaaaaaaaccccatagaaaaaaatcacaaggggacagatcgggagagcgtgccggccattccaaatcgcctctattTGAGATAGGGCGCTCTGGAaaatgttccctcaaaacagtcatcgatgctcttgaagtgtgtgctgttgcaccgtcttgttggaactaaGTGTCCcccaaaatccaaattttctagccgtgggaaaaaaaaaatctgtagcatgtttacataccggtccgaattcactgtcactgtaacctcattttcctcaaaaaaaccagggaccaataattccagctgaggaaattgcacaccacactgtgactttgggtgaatgcaaaggcttttgatgcaattctcgagggttggtgtcagcccagtagcgcatgttttgtttgttaaccgacccacacaaatgaaaatgggcttcatcgctaaaaaaaaaacaatagcactctcgggaacgacatcaagaagaagctcacacgcgtccatccgagaattgaaatcacgttctgaaagttcctgcactatcgccatcttatagggatgaaaatcaagatcatcacgaagaattcttctcacagaacgatcggatagtccaagggcagatgcgtgtttgcgcgcagaacgccgtggcgatcgcaacattgacgctctcactgcttcaatgttctcaggtgatctaacgggccgagggactccagttgttCCTTTGGTCGCACTTGTAGTtggtctgaatgtagtgacccatgtaacaattgatttgcggtctgggacgggaaccaacggggctaaattaaagcgattccgaaatgcacgctgtgttgcaataaccgatcatccgcttgaaaagtaaacctcaacggcaaaggcacgctcctcactattccaacgcgtgatggcgactgaaccgtgtcgagacaaaactttacagtatcccctcttgaacgagcccactagcgctccgctatgacatcaactaactgagtggcgcgcattttaaaaaaggaagttatgctgccgcgccCTGTATTTCCAATTTTACTAAAAGGTACTTCGGAAGAACCGACGATTATTCAATCCCATTATTAGACGAACGTACCAGCAGAATAAAATATCTCAATTGACAGCTTTCCTTAGATCCTACCAAATAGTGCAAATAAGCTCCAAACCTTATTCTCTCCTTTTGGTAGATAGTTTCTGGCGCAGTTGCTTTTACATCACGTATCCATTTGCATGTGTCGTGAAATACATTCCTACGAAACCATTCCCAGCGAGTGGAAGGAATAATATATATTTGTCAGAATTAAGGCCTGAAAACTATTTGGAGCTCCCTATATCCATGAAGCATTAAATAAGatttaatattaaataaaaagatcTCCCTTTAATATCGCTTGCaacctatctttattattcttccGCAGGTAATTTTCGTTCATTTCGTTTGTGAATTTGCTTaccaatttcatccttcaataAGTACAAAACTAGAGAACAAGGATCGACACTATTATAATCCTTTAAATTCGGTAATTTGTAATAAAACACAGAAATACAGCAGGATCAGCGCAACCTCGATATATCTAACTTTGCTTCCGGAAAGGCGTTTTGCGTACATATGCAGGTCGCACGAAAATTTCTGAATAGAAAATGGTGAATCGAAGCTCTTTTGTGGGGGGATGGGTTTTTGGGCTGGTTTGGATATAACACTTTATATTTTGTCAAAAATTATAGATAATTTggtattttgaaatgaaataaagtGGAGGAAACTAGCGAAGAAACTGAACGGAGTGAGAGTCAGTTCGTAGTGATCTGCCGACGATGTATTGAGAACATGCAATATTTCATTGCGCTTCGCGCGAACACGTGGTCGTTTCATATTTGTAACTATCATGCTAAGTGTAGCTAAGGTGCAGTAGAATACTCCAGATTTACTCATTTCAGGGAGAGATCtttaattaatcaaataaactttaaaaaacatGACCCTTCAAGTTGCGAACGCCAGATAACCGACATAATGCATACAATATCTCAAAGCCATTAATGAAAGATTAATTGAAAATGGTCAAACTAGAAAACGCAATTTATCTagactttaattttatttactctAGTGCCATTAGTAATGCAGCCAATGGATAATTTGCGGAATGTTGGAAGCAAgtctaaatatttttcaatatgaacttgaaatagaaaattcgcaaattcgGTGCCGCTCTTCCAGATTCTCATGAAATGAGGCAACTTCTACACAGTGGGCACGCAGTTATTGTCAAACTGTGAGTTTGTGTTTTCATTTCGAGGTTTAATCGTACGTTCGGTAGTTTTCGCTATGGCAGAAGAATCAGCACCAGTCGCCGCTCCAGCAGCAGCAGCTAGCCCGAAGAAGGGAAAGAAAGCGGCAGGTGGACCAAAGAAGCCGAAGTCCAAGCCAACGCATCCCCCAACTTCTTCAATGGTGAACGCTGCAATTAAATCGTTGAAAGAACGTGGAGGCTCGTCGCTCCCGGCCATCAAAAAGTACTTGGCATCCAACTACAAAGTCGATGTCGACAAGTTGGCACCTTTCATTAAGAAGTACCTGAAGGGCGCTGTTGCCTCCGGGAAATTAGTGCAAACCAAGGGCACAGGTGCCTCTGGTTCATTCAAACTTCCAGCtaaggaaaagaaagaaaagtcgGCGAAACCAAAGAAGGCAGCGGCAAAGAAACCTAAAGCTGCTGCGAAACCAAAGAAGGCGGGGGAGAAGAAAGCAGCGAAGCCCAAGAAGCCTGCAGCAGCTAAAAAGGCAGCATCGGGCGCCGCGAAAGCAGCAAAGAAGTCCGGAAGTGTAAAAGCCAAGGCGCCAAAGGAGAAGAAACCGAAAGCTCCTAAAGTAGCGAAGAAGGCACCAAAACCAAAGGCGGCCGGAGCAGCAAAAAAAGCCGCTCCTAAGAAGGCAGCAGCCAAGAAGTAAATTGGAAGTGGCGCAGGCCTATGCATCCATGGCATTTCCCTACAAAACCCAACAGTCCTTTTCAGGACTACCAACTATTGTACAGAGAGTAAAATTCCATATAGGTTTAGGATCCTAGTTTGCTGAGTGGTCCCGTCTTCTGCTTCCTTTTTTTTGAGCAGCACCGTGCCCTGAAGGGAGTGCAATTGAATTTGAGGAAGAATTAGGAGAGTGTGTCTTAGAGCTTCCAAATGTGGCTTGTTCCTTTTGGAACAAGAGAGACGACCCAATGGTTTCGTCGATATTTTATTGCATGAGTGGTCCATTGCGTCACTAATAAACACGAGAAAACTTAAGCTACGCTCGATGCAGGCGGTCGGTTCGGTTCGACTCATCGAATTTTTTTCGTCCCCATTTCAGCCACTCATTGCGTAGCTGTACTAACATCTTTGTAGAAGTTGGCTAAATGAGTTTTCCTTACAGAAATATAGTATCCTAAATAACACGGGGAGATCCACACAGGTCTCTCAACAAACCTCTGTTACGTGTTGCTAGCATAAAAGTTGGTCAAAGTTAGGAAGACTCTCCATCACGAAACATCCAAACATACGGAGGAACTAACAAAACGTCGGTAAATTAGTCTTGCTGAAAATGGGGACAATAAAGCGCAATTCCACGAGTTCCGCCTCATACAACAGGAAAATTGATGTGCTAATCTGAACGGGTTTTGGTGGCAGCTGAAGTTCCTGCAAATTTTGTGCGGTGCGTGGTATCTGGGAAATGAGTGAGGATTGGATGTCATATTTCTGTAAGGAAAACTTTTATTTAGC of Hermetia illucens chromosome 4, iHerIll2.2.curated.20191125, whole genome shotgun sequence contains these proteins:
- the LOC119655977 gene encoding histone H1-II-like, with the translated sequence MAEESAPVAAPAAAASPKKGKKAAGGPKKPKSKPTHPPTSSMVNAAIKSLKERGGSSLPAIKKYLASNYKVDVDKLAPFIKKYLKGAVASGKLVQTKGTGASGSFKLPAKEKKEKSAKPKKAAAKKPKAAAKPKKAGEKKAAKPKKPAAAKKAASGAAKAAKKSGSVKAKAPKEKKPKAPKVAKKAPKPKAAGAAKKAAPKKAAAKK